The following proteins are co-located in the Perca fluviatilis unplaced genomic scaffold, GENO_Pfluv_1.0 PFLUV_unplaced_scaf_8, whole genome shotgun sequence genome:
- the LOC120555330 gene encoding uncharacterized protein LOC120555330 isoform X1, protein MAKEAKTAVLLSQRKVALNERLLKIRKEKKEIRLIQQSLLSIGEELHEAGKLEAGPSLHGEAASVAGGSSPTPQPPQPQGAGSPPTAGSPSPAGCPPPYPSEGCSSRLAEVNPQDDLELLFSSGRSEWDDDSVHDVFVRMSNQSGYVLSRASSSKRLPNMLLQDVFTTCRRAFQRGM, encoded by the exons ATGGCA AAGGAGGCGAAGACGGCGGTATTGCTGAGCCAGAGAAAGGTTGCGTTGAATGAAAGGCTACTAAAAatcagaaaggaaaaaaaagaaatacggCTGATTCAGCAATCACTGCTGTCCATCGGTGAGGAACTCCATG AAGCTGGGAAATTGGAGGCAGGTCCTTCTCTGCATGGGGAAGCTGCCTCTGTAGCGGGTGGATCTTCACCAACACCACAACCACCTCAGCCTCAGGGAGCCGGGTCACCACCGACTGCTGGCTCTCCCTCACCTGCTGGCTGTCCGCCACCATACCCGAGTGAGGGCTGCAGCAGTCGGTTGGCTGAGGTTAACCCCCAGGATGATCTGGAACTG CTGTTTTCATCTGGCCGATCCGAGTGGGATGACGACAGCG TCCATGACGTCTTCGTAAGGATGTCCAATCAGTCTGGTTACGTCCTTTCCAGAGCATCCTCATCAAAACGTCTTCCTAATATGCTGCTTCAAGACGTATTCACAACATGTAGGCGGGCCTTCCAAAGGGGGATGTGA
- the LOC120555330 gene encoding disheveled-associated activator of morphogenesis 1-like isoform X5, producing MAKEAKTAVLLSQRKVALNERLLKIRKEKKEIRLIQQSLLSIGEELHEAGKLEAGPSLHGEAASVAGGSSPTPQPPQPQGAGSPPTAGSPSPAGCPPPYPSEGCSSRLAEVNPQDDLELSILIKTSS from the exons ATGGCA AAGGAGGCGAAGACGGCGGTATTGCTGAGCCAGAGAAAGGTTGCGTTGAATGAAAGGCTACTAAAAatcagaaaggaaaaaaaagaaatacggCTGATTCAGCAATCACTGCTGTCCATCGGTGAGGAACTCCATG AAGCTGGGAAATTGGAGGCAGGTCCTTCTCTGCATGGGGAAGCTGCCTCTGTAGCGGGTGGATCTTCACCAACACCACAACCACCTCAGCCTCAGGGAGCCGGGTCACCACCGACTGCTGGCTCTCCCTCACCTGCTGGCTGTCCGCCACCATACCCGAGTGAGGGCTGCAGCAGTCGGTTGGCTGAGGTTAACCCCCAGGATGATCTGGAACTG AGCATCCTCATCAAAACGTCTTCCTAA
- the LOC120555330 gene encoding uncharacterized protein LOC120555330 isoform X2, which translates to MAKEAKTAVLLSQRKVALNERLLKIRKEKKEIRLIQQSLLSIGEELHAGKLEAGPSLHGEAASVAGGSSPTPQPPQPQGAGSPPTAGSPSPAGCPPPYPSEGCSSRLAEVNPQDDLELLFSSGRSEWDDDSVHDVFVRMSNQSGYVLSRASSSKRLPNMLLQDVFTTCRRAFQRGM; encoded by the exons ATGGCA AAGGAGGCGAAGACGGCGGTATTGCTGAGCCAGAGAAAGGTTGCGTTGAATGAAAGGCTACTAAAAatcagaaaggaaaaaaaagaaatacggCTGATTCAGCAATCACTGCTGTCCATCGGTGAGGAACTCCATG CTGGGAAATTGGAGGCAGGTCCTTCTCTGCATGGGGAAGCTGCCTCTGTAGCGGGTGGATCTTCACCAACACCACAACCACCTCAGCCTCAGGGAGCCGGGTCACCACCGACTGCTGGCTCTCCCTCACCTGCTGGCTGTCCGCCACCATACCCGAGTGAGGGCTGCAGCAGTCGGTTGGCTGAGGTTAACCCCCAGGATGATCTGGAACTG CTGTTTTCATCTGGCCGATCCGAGTGGGATGACGACAGCG TCCATGACGTCTTCGTAAGGATGTCCAATCAGTCTGGTTACGTCCTTTCCAGAGCATCCTCATCAAAACGTCTTCCTAATATGCTGCTTCAAGACGTATTCACAACATGTAGGCGGGCCTTCCAAAGGGGGATGTGA
- the LOC120555329 gene encoding seroin-like encodes MWGVGSAPPSHLMFLSKTGKIMRWIAKQKIKRLAQTRGYLVDILRFLGFLRRQGFSQVRLSAAKMVTLNRVLKQELSTLPQQPGTHHLADGPPPHTQPPPTTSESPTTPLPAGSPVPPPQPQTHPPVLNEVSQMQHTPVPDDQLSTIPKQPGTHHLAEVQSNEFAGGPSTTQASEDSTDDDSDDSASGSPEGDDQSDYSASETSDTDEQSEESTSEGRSSSAEEGTDQDAQLAVMIA; translated from the exons ATGTGGGGTGTGGGGAGCGCCCCGCCATCCCACCTCATGTTTTTATCAAAGACGGGGAAGATCATGAG gTGGATAGCGAAGCAGAAAATTAAGAGGCTGGCTCAAACGAGGGGGTACCTGGTGGACATCTTGAGATTCTTGGGTTTCCTGAGGAGGCAGGGCTTCTCACAG GTCCGTCTGTCTGCAGCAAAGATGGTGACCCTAAACAGGGTGCTGAAACAGGAGCTCTCCACCCTCCCACAGCAGCCCGGGACACACCACTTGGCGGATGGACCCCCACCCCACACGCAGCCACCCCCCACTACTTCAGAGTCGCCAACAACACCCCTTCCTGCTGGGTCACCTGTGCCACCTCCGCAACCCCAGACACACCCGCCAGTCCTGAATGAGGTCAGCCAAATGCAGCATACACCAGTTCCTGACGACCAGCTCTCCACCATCCCAAAGCAGCCCGGGACACACCACCTGGCGGAGGTTCAATCAAATGAGTTTGCCGGTGGACCCTCCACCACACAGGCCTCGGAGGATAGCACAGACGACGACTCGGACGACAGCGCGTCGGGATCGCCGGAGGGTGATGACCAGTCGGACTACAGCGCGTCTGAGACGTCCGATACCGATGAACAGTCCGAGGAAAGCACGTCTGAGGGCCGCAGCAGTTCAGCTGAGGAGGGAACAGATCAGGACGCCCAACTAGCGGTAATGATAGCATAA
- the LOC120555330 gene encoding disheveled-associated activator of morphogenesis 1-like isoform X4, giving the protein MAKEAKTAVLLSQRKVALNERLLKIRKEKKEIRLIQQSLLSIGEELHEAGKLEAGPSLHGEAASVAGGSSPTPQPPQPQGAGSPPTAGSPSPAGCPPPYPSEGCSSRLAEVNPQDDLELLFSSGRSEWDDDSVPDFSWLF; this is encoded by the exons ATGGCA AAGGAGGCGAAGACGGCGGTATTGCTGAGCCAGAGAAAGGTTGCGTTGAATGAAAGGCTACTAAAAatcagaaaggaaaaaaaagaaatacggCTGATTCAGCAATCACTGCTGTCCATCGGTGAGGAACTCCATG AAGCTGGGAAATTGGAGGCAGGTCCTTCTCTGCATGGGGAAGCTGCCTCTGTAGCGGGTGGATCTTCACCAACACCACAACCACCTCAGCCTCAGGGAGCCGGGTCACCACCGACTGCTGGCTCTCCCTCACCTGCTGGCTGTCCGCCACCATACCCGAGTGAGGGCTGCAGCAGTCGGTTGGCTGAGGTTAACCCCCAGGATGATCTGGAACTG CTGTTTTCATCTGGCCGATCCGAGTGGGATGACGACAGCGTTCCAGATTTTTCCTGGCTCTTTTAA
- the LOC120555330 gene encoding uncharacterized protein LOC120555330 isoform X3 has protein sequence MAEAKTAVLLSQRKVALNERLLKIRKEKKEIRLIQQSLLSIGEELHEAGKLEAGPSLHGEAASVAGGSSPTPQPPQPQGAGSPPTAGSPSPAGCPPPYPSEGCSSRLAEVNPQDDLELLFSSGRSEWDDDSVHDVFVRMSNQSGYVLSRASSSKRLPNMLLQDVFTTCRRAFQRGM, from the exons ATGGCA GAGGCGAAGACGGCGGTATTGCTGAGCCAGAGAAAGGTTGCGTTGAATGAAAGGCTACTAAAAatcagaaaggaaaaaaaagaaatacggCTGATTCAGCAATCACTGCTGTCCATCGGTGAGGAACTCCATG AAGCTGGGAAATTGGAGGCAGGTCCTTCTCTGCATGGGGAAGCTGCCTCTGTAGCGGGTGGATCTTCACCAACACCACAACCACCTCAGCCTCAGGGAGCCGGGTCACCACCGACTGCTGGCTCTCCCTCACCTGCTGGCTGTCCGCCACCATACCCGAGTGAGGGCTGCAGCAGTCGGTTGGCTGAGGTTAACCCCCAGGATGATCTGGAACTG CTGTTTTCATCTGGCCGATCCGAGTGGGATGACGACAGCG TCCATGACGTCTTCGTAAGGATGTCCAATCAGTCTGGTTACGTCCTTTCCAGAGCATCCTCATCAAAACGTCTTCCTAATATGCTGCTTCAAGACGTATTCACAACATGTAGGCGGGCCTTCCAAAGGGGGATGTGA